The DNA segment TGATACGTTATGTTTCATTAGGAAGACATTAtgttacttttaaaataaaagaattacgTAGCTGTAATGTAGGTGTGtttctgtttaaataaaaagaatttcgaaaatactgattttaattaaaagcatatgtttaaataaagttagtggCAGTGTAttgtaaatactttaaaacTCTAAGGTGACCTCAAAAAAGgcccttcagttttaatagtattgatattattaaaaaaagcaaattcgtttgtattttttattaatttatatatttaatttattaagggtatagtcgatattaaccactctaacttttaacgtggaAGCTCTGTTGCTAAAATTTActttcgcaaataatagtatagatttattaTGATTCATATTTTAACAGAACCACAAACATAGATTTCTGGGTGTATAAACCCAAATGAAACAACGTCAAAATCAAATTAACAACACTTTTACCCCCAAGACTCAAAACGCAACAACAAtgcacaattaaaaaaaaaaacagaatataaCATAACACCATTTTCCGATCAGGTTAGCTAACTTCGGGCAACAGAACAACGTGTCCTGATCACACCGGCTGAACCCGTCTTCACTTTAACTCTCCCCATCTTTTCCATTGACTTAGCAAAAGCCTTGTAGAACTTCTTTTCAGAACCGTTGACCAAATCGTTGATCATCTTTAACGTGGCTAAGTTCTTTGTCAAAGCAGAATCAGACTGAAAGAGACCTCTCCTTTTCAAGACAAGCCTGTAGTAACTGAGATCGAAGCTTCTACTGCTACCGGGATCCATCTCAAGGATGGTGGTGTTGTCGGTGAGGCTCTTACATTTGTTGGCCTTTATGTTCGCTGCGTACTCGCTGTCCAGAGATGGATCTTGTTTGACTGTCGTCGAGAAGTTGTAGAGACGTTCACTCATGGAAGAACAATGCGAGACGCCGATTGTGTGAGCCCCTGAAATCAAAGACAATAAACAAAAGTTTAAACCAATCTTGCAGTTGAAGATGTTCATTTTGGATGTCGACGATAATAACCAATGTTCAAAAAGTGATAGACACAGACGCTGTTTCAATGCGTAACTCTTAGTACTTTTAATCATAAATCTATATTGTTACTTAAAACGATTAACTAAGTAGCATAAgcatttataattataaaaaatatattaaatatatattaatgtcataatattattagttacCGTTATTTATTATTGTACTATCATACTACTATTTTTTTAGGCAATAGCGTTTACGCTAAACAGCCGGTTAgaacattttatttatacacTGATACCGGTAAGTGTCGGGGCTACATAGAATCCAAAAACCAATTTGGTTATCTCCGGTTATTGAAACTTACCGGAGAGTAGAACAAGGTCTTTGAGATTAAGGCCTTGTTTAGCGAAACGTTGTTGTAACGTTGTGAAGTTACTCGTCGGTCCGGGAATATTGTTCGTAGCCTCAGCCAATTTTGAGATCCTACCGTCTCTTCTTCCGGTTGGAACACTCCACCAAGGACCTCCCTGTAGAAATTATTCGAAGTAaaacttcatttttgtttagtttgcaACGTTAGCTGAAACTTTTCAAGTTGTTTACTTACGGTAGCAACAACTGAGTCTCGAGCGGTCAAAGCGATGATATCAGCGCATGAAACAGTCTTTGGACACTCTGCTTCTAGAAGAGTTTTAATCCTCTCTACGAAACCGAATCCTCTGAGTGTTAGATTTGGTGGTGCATCTCTCTCTGCGTTTCCAGATGTTGAATTTATCAACACTGATCCATCGCATCCCTTCACATTTTCAAGGATCAATGTCAGTGTtaatgaaaatttaataatcTCAAATTTTCTGCCCTAGCTCAAATTTACTATCAATTAaccattttatttaatatataatacatcTTCTAGGTTATTTCACCATTATTAGTAAGCTGTTTGAACTAGATGTGTGTGGATATATTAATCTATATGTACATAAAGTACGAACATATCTAAATAAAGACATTAAAAAATACCCTGACGAAGCAATCATGGAAGTGCATTCTGATGAGAGGAGCTGCAAGAGAAGGGCCATTATGGATATGCTTTTGAATATGGTCTGAAATTATTTTCTCAGCGTTTGGACAGCTTTTCGCGTAGAAATTCATTTGAAGCTGAGCATCGGATGATTCAAACATTCCCATAAGTATCGTTGCTGCAACCGCAACAATGACATTGAAGCGATTCGTCGTCTTCATTAGATACTTTCCTCGATCTTGTTTCTCAATATTCTCTTTCgcttagaccaaaaaaaaatattctctttCGCTGAGATATTAGTCTAAAAATGCTTTCTTTGGTTTTGTGTCACTGAAGAGAGACAGGATATAGAGCAACAATGGAGGGGGTCTATTTATAATAGGAGTGATTAATATGGTAAAAGTAAACACATAACTTAAATAAACCggaactaacaaaaaaaaacttgtaaaaaaaacttaatatggTCATATTATATTTCCttgtagaaatataaaatatgacgtAAATACACACAAATAAACGAATagaatatgtttaaaattttattaatactaactatttattaaaaagaaaacaattaaaaccaaaaacgTATAGTGACACTCGAACAAAACCCCTATTTAGACCAACTAAGTGAAGTAAAGAAACATAGATACGTATTGTATCTTTATATTTGGGAAAAACAAAAGGATAAAATTCGATAGGAGAGATAGAAGAGAGTACATCATGTCAAAGACTAGAAATAGTAGGtctaaataattaatatcaCATGTGaataatgaatttttatttaaaagaaggctattacataaaaaaatacttttttttgaacaaacataaaaaaatacttatcaaactatttctttataaaaaagaCGCACGCAACAAGGTATCATATAAATTATAGTAcatctcttttaatagagaaaatTGCTAATTTAGACACTTCCTCTTTAGCACCAAGATTTGCTGGAAATAAAACATAGTGGTTGATAGATCCCAACAGTGGCGAGTGAATTAAGGAAGTAAAGGAATAGCAGCTTCTGCAAGACGACCTTCAATTCAAATAGGTTTTcacaacaaaaaattataagataACTCAACTAGTttgaattaaattattaatccCTACCGGACTGGATAAAACTCTTGTTTAATTAAATTCGGTACaacaattaaattatttttcttaatagtAAGAAGTATTAatgacaaacaaaaataatattaaacagTATTACCGAATAACATCTTTAagttataaattaatgtaatcATAGAAGTGAAACATATCAAAGcctaaattaattattttaatcacATACAGCGTTTTAACGCCTTAAattgcacaatttttaaaatcatatagaTCTTTTTTACACCACTTATTAAACTGACCATAATTACTTAAAAATTGTGTACTCTGaccataaattttaatattttactatatGTACTCTGTTATGTGCATGAAAATAATTATGACCAGTCCTTTTTAATTCCCAAACTTTCCATTTTATATTACAGAAGTGGATATAATTTTCCACgacatatgtgtatatatatttttatatatcatgaTGTAAATgacataatttttatatactatgatgtaatttttttttatttttaaaaatatcatcctactatataaaagagactaaattcaaggtttttgggactatccacctcagccaaaatattctcatccaaaaagaattagaaatagatgtcatttagaagataattaactaacatacgacttttgatatttctagaaatttattaatagaatcatatatctatattgaattatgttctatttttaatcgttagacttcaagggtaaataaattattaatttataatatatatagtttataactttatattgtagttataaataaagagaaaataaccagagagggtgaagaagctcatgtaaaattatgtaattaaaatggtaaaattgtgagtatgatgaggtgaatttaaaaaaatttgttctaCTATATAAAAAgtgactaaattcaaggctttggggactatccacctcagccaaaatattataatccaaaaagaattagaaataaatgtcatttagcagataattaactaacatacgacttttgatatttctagaaattttaaatttgtaactgctaatttattaatagaatcatatatctatattgaattatgttctatttttaatatcgttagacttcaagggtaaataaattattaatttataatatatatagtttataactttatattgtagttataaataaagagaaaataaccggggagggtgaagaagctcatgtaaaattatataattaaatggtaaaatggtgagtatgatgaggtgaatctaagaaaatttgttgtacaaattatggtgctttcttcgtccactataatgatttaaaataaaatatatattcacataaataagtcaatatttattgtttttttttgtacgatgttaagattatcattttctgaaaggttacactgttgtttt comes from the Brassica rapa cultivar Chiifu-401-42 chromosome A01, CAAS_Brap_v3.01, whole genome shotgun sequence genome and includes:
- the LOC103835007 gene encoding peroxidase 30, coding for MKTTNRFNVIVAVAATILMGMFESSDAQLQMNFYAKSCPNAEKIISDHIQKHIHNGPSLAAPLIRMHFHDCFVRGCDGSVLINSTSGNAERDAPPNLTLRGFGFVERIKTLLEAECPKTVSCADIIALTARDSVVATGGPWWSVPTGRRDGRISKLAEATNNIPGPTSNFTTLQQRFAKQGLNLKDLVLLSGAHTIGVSHCSSMSERLYNFSTTVKQDPSLDSEYAANIKANKCKSLTDNTTILEMDPGSSRSFDLSYYRLVLKRRGLFQSDSALTKNLATLKMINDLVNGSEKKFYKAFAKSMEKMGRVKVKTGSAGVIRTRCSVARS